The Bacteroidia bacterium genome segment GTACTCTAAAATAGAGAGCCACAAGCTTTTACCAAATCTGCGAGGGCGTAAAAAAGAAACAAACTTTTGCTTTTCTAGTAGAGTTATGAAATTTGTTTTATCTACGAAGACAAAGTTTTGGGTAACCAGTTGTTCGAAGTTACTTACACCGTAGGGGAAGAGTACTTGGTTCATGTAGTAAAGATACGCTTTTAGTAGGATGGTTGGGTTTGTTTTTTGCGTGAGGCATGCGGAGGGTGGGCGTTAGCCCAGTGCGGAGCGAAGCGAAGCACCGAAGCGAAAGCGTAGCCCGTAGCACGCCGACCTTGTGGGCTTTGCCCACAAGGGCACGCCCAAAAAATAAAATTTATTTAATCTTTACATACTTAATACTTTGCCTGAAAATAAAGACAGACCTAACACAATTGAACCCATCAAAGAACCTCAATCTACCTAAACTACAGCCATATCATGATGGCATTTTGTTTTTCATTAACTTTGAAGTTCATTCCAAACACAATATTTTTGCCTACGTGCATTTAGTCCCATTTTTAAGAATTCTCATTCCGTTTATATTTGGTATTTTAGCTTATCATCACAAAATAAATGGCTATTTAATTTTAGCTATCGCCATTTTTGGAGCACTACTTTACCTTACCGCTTCCATCTTAAAAAAACAAGCTAAAATTACCTTGAATAATGAAGTTTTAGCGGGAATAGGCATTTTACTATGCTTATTGAGCTTGGGATACCTTCATACTTTTCTATACAATACTAAACCTAAAAATCATGTCAGCCATTTTAATGAGAAAGTAATAACACTCAAAGGTGTATGGAAAAGTGATATTCGGCGCAGCTCATACACTAATCAATTCTACTTGAACGCTACTCATGTTCAGTACCAAAAGCAATGGATACCTGTAACAGGTAAAGTTTTACTAAAAACCAAACTGATAGACTATCCCAAAATAAAATATGGGGATACCGTTGTACTTTATCAAGTTCGTTTGCAATCCACTCCATCGGCACAGTTGCCTTATCAATTTGATTATGCTAAATACCTTTTTTACATGCGCGTGTACAGTATTATCTACCTGTACGAACAAAATGAAGCGGATACTAACAAAATTAAAATTATCTCTAATCCTAGTTGGTCTATTTTCAAAACTATACAGGGCATCAAAGAGCAACTCTTAAAGATATATGAAAATTTACCTACTGAAAGAGAACAAGCAGTTGCAAAAGCATTAGTCTTAGGCTACCAAGATGATATTGACTTTGATACGCAACAGGACTACATAATTACAGGGTCTTTACACATATTAGCCGTTTCGGGCATGCATGTCGGCTTAATTTACTTAGCTGTATTCAGCTTGTTACAATATATTCCTTATATCAACCGAAAATTGTGGTTAAAAGCCGTTTTAACAAGCGTATTAGTGATATTTTATGCGTTTTTGTCAGGGGCATCGCCTTCTATCATGAGAGCGGCAATAATGTTTTCTTTTGTTTTAGGGGGCAAAGTCCTACAACGCTACCAAAATATCTACAATACTTTGTGCGTAGTGCTTTTCTGTATGCTTTTATACAATCCAAACGATATCTTTAATCTGGGTATGCTACTTTCTTTCGCAGCAGTAATAGGAATAGTAGCTCTTGCGCCCGCTATTCAAAACGCTATCTCTATCCCTGACTATACTCAATATAACTACGGTCTAAAAAGACTTGCTTTCTGGGTGATTAAACAAATTTGGGTACTGACAAGCGTTTGTATAGCAGCCCAACTTTTTACTCTGCCCATCAGCTTATACTTTTTCTACCAATTTCCAACCTACTTTCTACTTTCAAACTTAATTATCGTACCTATATCTACTTTGGCTTTATTTTTAGGGATTATCTTGCTATTTGTACATTGGATTCCTTTTGTAGGTGCTTGGGTAACACAAATTTTATTTTACCTACTATACAGTATGAACGAAATTATAGACTTTTTAGCCAAGTTACCGTATTCTACTATCTCTCCTCTACCTGTAACTTTTTGGGGCGCTGTATTTTTAATGATAACCGTTAGTGCCATGAGTGTATATTTTCTGCATCGCAAAAAAATTTTTTGGTGGATAGGTTGCATAAGCGTGTTAGCTTTCTGCTGTACCGAGGCATATAGACATTACAAACACTACCAAGCTCATTGGGTTACCTTCAAAATAGGCAAAAATACTGCTTTGATGTACGTTTCTCCGTATCGAAAGGCTGTAGCTTTTGTTCCTCAAAAGGCACTGAAAAACACTGTAGGGCTATATTACGTGTCAGGAGCATATTTAGCTTACCATGGATTGAACAAAGCAGAAGTTTATCCTTATAGTCCCTCCATACAGACCGAATTGTGGCACAAAAGGTATGATATTAGTCCAAATGCCTTTTTAGAAGCTACGTATGAGTATTCAAAAGGCAAAGTTCGTTTCACTCAATATCATAAGCAGAAAGTAATCACTCTGTATAAGGATAAGGTAGTTAGTGGGCTGGAGAATATTGCTTCGGGTAAAATTACGTTCTAATTTTTTTTAGTTGATAATCAAACATTTGCATTTTATATGTAACGAAAATCAAAAAAAAGTTGTATCTTGCAAGGATAAAAAAGAGCAATAAGGTAAGCTATGAAAAAGTGGTTAATTTTTATCATCATGCTTTGCAGTGTGGGCATGTTCTCTATTTATGCCCAAAATAACACTAGCACTATTACAAGTGTTGCGCCTCCTTCAGAAGATGCGGGCGAATTGTCTTTTGAAGAAGAAACATACGATTTTGGTACAATAACGCAAAAAACTGCGCCTAACAACAAAATTTCACATGAATTTTTCTTTACCAATACAGGTAAAAAGCCTGTAAAAATATCCCAAGTAACAGCATCTTGTGGTTGTACAACTCCTCGTTGGTCATCTGAACCTATTCCTCCTGGTAAAAAGGGCAGTATTTTAGTAGAATACGATGCTTCTCGCCTAGGTTCATTCCATAAAGCTATAACTATTACTTCCGATGCTAAAACGCCTTCAAAAGTGATTTTTATTAAGGGGGTGGTAGAGCAACCCGCAGCTACTTCACCCTTAATTGCCCCTGGCAATTTACCTAAGCTGTAAAAAACTTAGCAAAACAACAAACAAAGCGGTGAAATCTTATTTCTCACCGCTTTTTGATTTTTTAGCTACGGATGCTTACGCATATTGACAGTCATTAACCAAAGGATTGCGAAAATAGCCGTAATTACTACTAAACCTAAACTTACGTAATTAAGCGCATTGAGAAATTCAGGATTTTTTACCCAATATACCCCCAGCATAAAAGCTAAAGCCAATAAGAACAAACAAATTAAAAAGCCTATCAAAAACGTGTCATGTACCTTAATCAGTTTGTATATTCTTTGCCGCATACGTTCTTTCCAGCCATCTTTTTTGTGTTTCTGTTCTATTTTTAAGGTTTTATTAACTACAGTTTGATTTTGCGCAGGTACCGCAGCCCCTTGTACTGAAAAAGTAGAAAAACAAAGAAATATCACTACAAGTCCATATATCCAAAGTAAAAACTT includes the following:
- a CDS encoding ComEC family competence protein, translating into MRRVGVSPVRSEAKHRSESVARSTPTLWALPTRARPKNKIYLIFTYLILCLKIKTDLTQLNPSKNLNLPKLQPYHDGILFFINFEVHSKHNIFAYVHLVPFLRILIPFIFGILAYHHKINGYLILAIAIFGALLYLTASILKKQAKITLNNEVLAGIGILLCLLSLGYLHTFLYNTKPKNHVSHFNEKVITLKGVWKSDIRRSSYTNQFYLNATHVQYQKQWIPVTGKVLLKTKLIDYPKIKYGDTVVLYQVRLQSTPSAQLPYQFDYAKYLFYMRVYSIIYLYEQNEADTNKIKIISNPSWSIFKTIQGIKEQLLKIYENLPTEREQAVAKALVLGYQDDIDFDTQQDYIITGSLHILAVSGMHVGLIYLAVFSLLQYIPYINRKLWLKAVLTSVLVIFYAFLSGASPSIMRAAIMFSFVLGGKVLQRYQNIYNTLCVVLFCMLLYNPNDIFNLGMLLSFAAVIGIVALAPAIQNAISIPDYTQYNYGLKRLAFWVIKQIWVLTSVCIAAQLFTLPISLYFFYQFPTYFLLSNLIIVPISTLALFLGIILLFVHWIPFVGAWVTQILFYLLYSMNEIIDFLAKLPYSTISPLPVTFWGAVFLMITVSAMSVYFLHRKKIFWWIGCISVLAFCCTEAYRHYKHYQAHWVTFKIGKNTALMYVSPYRKAVAFVPQKALKNTVGLYYVSGAYLAYHGLNKAEVYPYSPSIQTELWHKRYDISPNAFLEATYEYSKGKVRFTQYHKQKVITLYKDKVVSGLENIASGKITF
- a CDS encoding DUF1573 domain-containing protein gives rise to the protein MFSIYAQNNTSTITSVAPPSEDAGELSFEEETYDFGTITQKTAPNNKISHEFFFTNTGKKPVKISQVTASCGCTTPRWSSEPIPPGKKGSILVEYDASRLGSFHKAITITSDAKTPSKVIFIKGVVEQPAATSPLIAPGNLPKL
- a CDS encoding AAA family ATPase; this encodes MNQVLFPYGVSNFEQLVTQNFVFVDKTNFITLLEKQKFVSFLRPRRFGKSLWLSILEY